One Natrinema salifodinae genomic window, TTGACCGCCTTCTGCATCCACGACTCCATGTCCGAATACGGAGGATTACACCAGACAGTACCGAACCAGGCCTGTTTCAGCCCGTCATCTTCAGCGGTATACGTCTGCTCTGCGATCGACTTGCGTTCTGCTCCAGAACACGGATCGAGGTCGAATCCGCCGACAGCTTTCTCGAGTGAGCGGAGGAGTTCTGGGGGAGTGGACCATTCATCGGTCTTTGACCCGAAGTGTCCCGGCGGCGTGTCCCATTTTTCGCGATCAGTTCCTTTCTCGGACATTACGCGGACTCACCTCGTTTGCAGCGTGCGTGAACGTAGTCACCGCTCTCTACCGGCTGACCAACAGCTAAACCAGCGCGTAGCGCCCACTCCTCGTCGGCATACAGTGGTTCGTCACACTCTGGACAGCAAGGGAGGTCGGTCATTGGTTGAGCCACCTCCCGAGGTCATCGTGGCAGCCCTCACAGAGCTGGAGGAACTCTCGGTCGCCCTCCCAGGTTCGAGTCGCGAGATCGCCGCATCGATCACACGTGATCGGTTCGGGTGCGAACTCTGTTCCACCCTCCTGCATCTTTGAGCCTGGGGCTGGGTGATTTCTTCCGCTCATGCTGTCACCTCCGGCTTGAGCCGGCCGCTCTTTCGCAGTTCAGTCTCGCACGTCGAGCAGACGCCCATCTTCTTGCCGTCGATCCTGTACGAGTTCGAGACGTGGCCGTTATCGCAGACCTGACACTGACCAAGTCCGTTCATGCTTCTGCGTCACCTCCAAATTTCTCCTTGTGGACGTTCAGAACAGTATTATTTGAGACTCCGAACACATCTCCCACATCCCTGCTGGACATCTCGGTTGCGTCGTATAGGGATGCTATAGCCCAACGTTCGGGTGGTTTCACTTTCCGGTGTAGCTTCTGATGATCCTCGTTTGAAACCAACTCGAGGTTATCTGGCCTGTTATCCCAGTGGAGCCCATTCTCGTGATGGACATGGAGTTCCCCCGCTTCCTCAAATCCGAACTTTGCGACGGCCAATAGTCGGTGGACGAGGAGGTTGTTGTCACCAGATCTCCACTGCTCATAGCCCTGGGGATTCGTTGAAAAATTCGCGTGAAGGCCGTGATTCAACTGCTTGGCCTCTTTGATCGATCTTTTCTCGATCCCGTGTTCATCGAGCCATTTCAGCACGGTAGAGATGGAGCAATCGAACAGCTTGCGGATATCATTTGCTGCCATCTTTTCGTCGACATACAGCTTCTCCATCAACTCCTTGTCCCGCCATGGGTTCTGCTGTTCTTCTGGATACAGTTCATTTCCAGATTTACCGCTCATTGGTGCTCACACTCCTCGTTTGGACACGTCTTGCCGACCTTCCAGCTATTCGGTCCGTCTGACTTGGTGTAGGTCTCGTATGGAGTATCGCACAGGATGCACCGGCCGTACGGTGCCTCTTCCTGCTCGGTCCCATCGGCAGACATTACGCTGGCACCTCCACATCAACGCCAGCTTGCTCGAGGTACTCGTCGTCGATCTCTGCGAGCTTGCGCTTCGTCACGCGTGAGAAGTGATCCGGGTCGGGATCGGAACTCTCGAAGTCGTGGTATCCGAGGCCCACGACCTTCATGACGAACCCTTCGTTCGTCTCGACGTTGCGCTTGTCGACGCGACGCTCCACGTTCTTCTCTGCCACCGCGTAGGGCTGCTCCCGAGACTCGACGAGGCCGACGTACTCCTCCTTCGGATGGCTCGTGACGAGGTACAGGTGCAGGCGATTGCCTTCGTCTTCGGACTTATCAACGCCGCCGTCAGTCACCAGAACCGGCTCGCTACCGTCGTTCTCCGCACTGGACTCAGTGGATTCTTCCTCGAGTTCGTCCCACGACGGGGAAGAGCAATCGCAAGTACCCGTGCCGCTTGGTGTCTCGACGGTCGCCGACTCGACTTCGTCGGGCTGCCAGAGTCCGTCGTCAATCCGGTAGTCGCTCCCAATCGTCCACGCCTGGAGTCGGTCACTCCAGCGGGCGAATGGACACGACTCCAGGTCATCCTCATCGACGTCGAGTCCCTCGGCTTCCTCGTCGCTGAACGAGGAGCACGAATCGCATCTCCACGAACTGTGGTCGTGTGCATCCGTTGGTTCGCCCATGTGTGGCGTCGCATCTGGCTCGCGGACCAGTTCGCCACAGCACTCGCACTCGACGACAGCGTTCGATTGGTAGTGGATTGATTCAGTGATCAGCCCCTCCTGAACGCTCATTTCGACCACGGGGGCCGGTCGATCCGGTGCCTCGAGTTCGGTAGTGACCACTTCGAGGTCCTCGAAGATCGAGAGTCCCCAGCTCTTCCGGTGGCCGTCCGGCGTCTCACCGACGATCGTCGGCTCGTCTTTGAGCATTGGGTCGTCCGTCGGGCTCTCGATATCGACGACTTGGTATCGCGTTCGCTGGTCGCGCACGACGGTTCCCAGATAGGACTCTGCTCTCCGCTTGGTCTCGTTTTCGAGTTGATCGCTCGCTTGTCTCTCTGCCATACTACAGTATATTGTAGCCAACAACTTATAGCTAACGCATACTGTAGCCTACATCATACGGTAGCTTTACAGAACTGCGTAGCCTACCGTAAATTGTAACATGGACCGCACTGCACAGGCCGTCATGGCCGACGATGGACCGCGTGGACTCATGACGGACCGAGAGCGCGAGATTCTACTCGGAGACGCTGATGTAACAGAGAAATACTACGGAGTCGTCGTTACGCGCGTGCGAAAACGGATCGATAGGCTCGGCGAAAAGGAACTCGAGGCGCTCGAGAAACACGACAGTCTCGCCGACGAGCTGCGCGAAGCCGTCTGCAAAGACTAATCCTCGTCTTCGTCTTCTCCGACGTCCATCGTATACTCGTTAGCGCCGACCTTGCTGTTCTTCTCCTTGATCTCCTGTAGCTTCTCGATGTCTTCCTCGGAGAGACCGGGTTCTTCGTCTTCGTCGTCCGGCATACCAGGCGGTACGTCACGCGCGTTGATAAGTAGCGTTACAGTGCACAACCGGACATACCGCGGAAAGACTCTACCAGTCCGTCAGATCCACTGCTCGTTTCCGCAGACGGTACATTTCCAGTGATTGTCCCCCTTGTTCCCGCTGCGCATATTGATTCCGTCAGTACCACACTCCGAGCACTCGTCCGGTTCGTTCAGCTTCATAGGTCCACCTCGCTTGGATCGACTCCAGCACAGTCGAAACAGAGTGCCATTCCGCTGTCGTCCCGGCTGAAGGTCTGTCCGAGATTGTCCCCGCACTCGCTACACTCGACTGGGACGGTTTCGAAGCGAATCGCTTCGACCGCCTCGGCCGTCTGCTGTGCCTTCTCGACTTTCTCTCGAGCCGTGCTGAGCGTATTGTCCAGCGTATTTTTCGATATTCCCATCGAGTCCGCCGCAGCCTCTCGAGGAACCGCCTCGACGTCACGGAGGACAAACGCCTCTGCCTGCCGCTCAGTCAATAAGCCGGCGTTGGCCAGCTCGGAAACCGCGTCGTCAGCGTTCATTCGACGTCCTCCCATTCAAGTTCGACCGTGTGCGGTGCGTAGTGGCTGACCCGTCCAATATCGAACTCCTCGGGGAGTGAGTGTTTCAGTTCCTCCCAGAAGATCCGGCGTCCCTCTTCAACGAACTTCTCGATGCCGCCGCCTTCTTCGATTTCTTCTTCGGAAAACTCGCTGCGCGTATTGGCTTCGGTCGGCCACTCAACACCGCCGTAGGTGCTGAAGAAGTCCGTCTCCTCGAGCATGATCGTCTCAGGCGAGATGTG contains:
- a CDS encoding HNH endonuclease, which encodes MSGKSGNELYPEEQQNPWRDKELMEKLYVDEKMAANDIRKLFDCSISTVLKWLDEHGIEKRSIKEAKQLNHGLHANFSTNPQGYEQWRSGDNNLLVHRLLAVAKFGFEEAGELHVHHENGLHWDNRPDNLELVSNEDHQKLHRKVKPPERWAIASLYDATEMSSRDVGDVFGVSNNTVLNVHKEKFGGDAEA
- a CDS encoding sigma factor-like helix-turn-helix DNA-binding protein, which codes for MNADDAVSELANAGLLTERQAEAFVLRDVEAVPREAAADSMGISKNTLDNTLSTAREKVEKAQQTAEAVEAIRFETVPVECSECGDNLGQTFSRDDSGMALCFDCAGVDPSEVDL